One Cuculus canorus isolate bCucCan1 chromosome 1, bCucCan1.pri, whole genome shotgun sequence DNA segment encodes these proteins:
- the CAND1 gene encoding cullin-associated NEDD8-dissociated protein 1 — MASASYHISNLLEKMTSSDKDFRFMATNDLMTELQKDSIKLDDDSERKVVKMILKLLEDKNGEVQNLAVKCLGPLVSKVKEYQVETIVDTLCTNMLSDKEQLRDISSIGLKTVIGELPPASSGSALAANVCKKITGRLTSAIAKQEDVSVQLEALDIMADMLSRQGGLLVNFHPSILTCLLPQLTSPRLAVRKRTIIALGHLVMSCGNMVFVDLIEHLLTELSKNDSMSTTRTYIQCIAAISRQAGHRIGEYLEKIIPLVVKFCNVDDDELREYCIQAFESFVRRCPKEVYPHVSTIINICLKYLTYDPNYNYDDEDEDENAMDADGGDDDDQGSDDEYSDDDDMSWKVRRAAAKCLDAVVSTRHEMLPEFYKTVSPALIARFKEREENVKADVFHAYLSLLKQTRPVQSWLCDPDAMEQGETPLTMLQSQVPNIVKALHKQMKEKSVKTRQCCFNMLTELVNVLPGALTQHVPVLVPGIIFSLNDKSSSSNLKIDALSCLYVILCNHSPQVFHPHVQALVPPVVACVGDPFYKITSEALLVTQQLVKVIRPLDQPSSFDATPYIKDLFTCTIKRLKAADIDQEVKERAISCMGQIICSLGDSLGTDLPSTLQIFLERLKNEITRLTTVKAMTLIAGSPLKIDLRPILGEGVPILASFLRKNQRALKLGTLSALDILIKNYSDSLTAAMIDAVLDELPPLISESDMHVSQMAISFLTTLAKVYPSSLSKISGSILNELIGLVRSPLLQGGALSAMLEFFQALVVTGTNNLGYMDLLRMLTGPVYSQSTALTHKQSYYSIAKCVAALTRACPKEGPAVVGQFIQDVKNSRSTDSIRLLALLSLGEVGHHIDLSGQIELKSVILEAFSSPSEEVKSAASYALGSISVGNLPEYLPFVLQEITSQPKRQYLLLHSLKEIISSASVLGLKPYVENIWALLLKHCECAEEGTRNVVAECLGKLTLIDPETLLPRLKGYLASGSSYARSSVVTAVKFTISDHPQPIDPLLKNCIGDFLKTLEDPDLNVRRVALVTFNSAAHNKPSLIRDLLDTVLPHLYNETKVRKELIREVEMGPFKHTVDDGLDIRKAAFECMYTLLDSCLDRLDIFEFLNHVEDGLKDHYDIKMLTFLMLVRLSTLCPSAVLQRLDRLVEPLRATCTTKVKANSVKQEFEKQDELKRSAMRAVAALLTIPEAEKSPLMSEFQSQISSNPELAAIFESIQKDSSSTSLESMDTS, encoded by the exons GTTTATGGCTACGAATGACTTGATGACAGAACTACAGAAAGACTCTATCAAGCTGGATGATGACAGCGAAAGAAAGGTGGTGAAGATGATATTGAAATTACTGGAAGATAAAAATGGTGAGGTGCAAAACTTAGCTGTCAAATG CCTTGGGCCCTTGGTGAGTAAAGTGAAGGAGTATCAAGTGGAGACCATTGTAGATACCCTCTGTACAAACATGCTTTCAGATAAAGAACAGTTACGTGACATTTCAAGCATTGGCCTTAAAACTGTGATCGGAGAACTCCCCCCAGCTTCCAGTG GTTCTGCATTAGCAGCTAATGTTTGCAAAAAGATCACAGGGCGTCTCACCAGTGCTATAGCCAAACAGGAGGATGTATCTGTTCAACTAGAGGCATTGGATATCATGGCTGATATGCTGAGCAG GCAAGGAGGACTGCTTGTTAACTTCCATCCTTCAATTCTGACCTGTCTGCTCCCCCAGCTGACTAGCCCCAGACTTGCTGTGAGGAAAAGAACCATCATTGCTCTTGGTCACCTGGTTATGAGTTGTGGCAATATGGTTTTTGTTGACCTCATTGAACATCTGTTGACAGAGCTGTCTAAAAATGATTCCATGTCAACAACTAGGACCTATATACAGTGTATTGCTGCTATCAGTAGGCAAGCAGGTCATAGAATAG GTGAATATCttgagaaaataattcctttggTTGTAAAGTTCTGTAATGTAGATGATGATGAACTAAGAGAATATTGCATTCAAGCCTTTGAATCCTTTGTTAGGAG ATGTCCTAAAGAAGTTTATCCTCATGTATCTACTATTATAAACATTTGTCTTAAGTATCTTACGTATGATCCCAATTACAATTatgatgatgaagatgaagatgaaaatgCAATGGATgctgatggtggtgatgatgatgatcaAG gGAGTGATGATGAATATAGTGATGATGATGACATGAGCTGGAAAGTGAGACGTGCAGCTGCTAAATGCCTGGATGCTGTGGTTAGCACACGACATGAAATGCTTCCAGAATTTTACAAAACTGTATCTCCTGCATTAATAGCAAGATTCAAAGAACGTGAAGAGAATGttaaagcagatgtttttcatgcatatctttctcttttaaaacaaactcgACCTGTGCAAAGTTGGCTTTGTGATCCTGATGCAATGGAACAAGGAGAAACACCTTTAACAATGCTTCAGAGTCAG GTCCCAAACATAGTGAAAGCCTTGCACAAACAGATGAAGGAGAAAAGTGTGAAGACTCGTCAGTGTTGCTTTAACATGTTGACTGAGCTAGTAAATGTACTACCTGGAGCCCTAACACAACATGTTCCTGTACTTGTACCAg gaataattttttcactgaatgaCAAATCAAGTTCTTCTAATCTGAAGATAGATGCTTTGTCCTGTTTGTATGTGATCCTCTGCAATCATTCTCCCCAAGTCTTTCATCCTCATGTTCAAGCACTGGTACCTCCAGTTGTAGCTTGCGTTGGAGACCCATTTTACAAGATAACATCAGAGGCGCTCTTGGTTACTCAACAACTTGTGAAAGTCATTCGTCCTTTAGACCAGCCTTCTTCCTTTGATGCTACTCCTTACATCAAAGATTTGTTTACTTGTACAATCAAGAGATTAAAGGCTGCTGACATTGATCAGGAGGTGAAAGAAAGGGCCATATCTTGCATGGGTCAAATAATTTGTAGCCTTGGTGACAGCCTAGGCACAGACCTGCCTAGTACACTTCAGATATTCCTAGAAAGACTGAAGAATGAGATCACTCGGTTAACTACAGTGAAGGCCATGACATTGATTGCTGGTTCTCCTTTGAAGATAGATTTGAGACCAATCCTTGGGGAAGGAGTTCCtattcttgcttcttttttgaGAAAGAATCAGCGGGCTTTGAAACTGGGCACTCTTTCTGCTCtagatattttaattaagaattaCAGTGACAGCTTGACAGCTGCCATGATTGATGCTGTTCTGGATGAGCTTCCACCCCTGATTAGTGAAAGTGATATGCATGTATCACAGATGGCCATAAGTTTTCTGACAACACTGGCTAAAGTATATCCTTCCTCCCTGTCAAAGATTAGTGGGTCCATTCTCAATGAACTTATTGGGCTGGTGAGATCACCTCTACTTCAGGGTGGAGCACTTAGTGCCATGCTAGAATTTTTCCAAGCTTTGGTTGTGACTGGTACAAATAATTTAGGCTATATGGATTTACTGCGTATGTTGACGGGTCCAGTATACTCACAGAGCACAGCACTTACTCACAAGCAGTCTTACTATTCCATTGCCAAATGTGTTGCTGCCCTTACTCGAGCCTGCCCTAAGGAAGGACCAGCTGTTGTAGGTCAGTTCATTCAAGATGTCAAGAATTCAAGGTCCACAGATTCCATTCGGCTTTTGGCTTTGCTCTCTCTTGGGGAAGTTGGGCATCACATTGATTTAAGTGGACAAATTGAGCTGAAGTCTGTAATACTAGAAGCATTCTCTTCTCCTAGTGAAGAAGTCAAATCAGCGGCGTCTTATGCATTAGGCAGTATTAGTGTTGGCAATCTTCCTGAGTATCTTCCATTTGTCTTACAAGAAATAACCAGTCAACCTAAGAGGCAATACCTTCTTCTTCATtccttgaaagaaataattagctCTGCATCAGTCCTTGGTCTCAAACCATATGTTGAGAACATCTGGGCCTTACTCCTGAAACACTGTGAATGTGCAGAAGAGGGTACGAGGAATGTTGTTGCTGAATGCTTGGGCAAGCTTACATTAATAGACCCAGAAACTCTACTTCCACGACTCAAAGGATACTTGGCATCAG GATCCTCATATGCTCGAAGTTCAGTGGTTACTGCTGTCAAGTTCACTATTTCTGATCATCCACAACCCATAGACCCACTCTTGAAAAACTGCATAG GtgattttctgaaaacactggAGGACCCAGATCTCAATGTCAGGAGAGTAGCCCTAGTGACGTTTAACTCAGCTGCACACAATAAACCCTCATTAATAAGGGACCTCTTAGATACTGTGCTTCCTCATCTTTACAATGAAACAAAAGTCAGAAAGGAATTAATCAGAGAG GTGGAAATGGGACCATTTAAGCATACAGTTGATGATGGGTTGGACataagaaaagcagcttttgagTGCATGTATACTCTTTTGGATAGCTGCCTGGATAGACTAGATATATTTGAATTCTTAAACCATGTTGAAGATGGCCTGAAGGATCACTATGATATCAAG ATGCTGACCTTTTTAATGTTGGTGAGGTTGTCTACCCTTTGTCCaagtgcagtgctgcagaggttGGATAGGCTTGTTGAACCTTTGCGTGCTACATGTACAACTAAG gtaaAGGCAAACTCAGTGAAACAGGAGTTTGAAAAGCAAGATGAACTGAAACGATCTGCTATGAGGGCAGTAGCAGCGCTTCTAACCAttccagaagcagagaagagtCCATTAATGAGTGAATTCCAGTCACAGATAAGCTCTAATCCTGAGCTGGCAGCCATCTTTGAAAGTATCCAAAAAGATTCATCATCCACTAGCTTGGAGTCAATGGACACTAGTTAG